Part of the Desulfohalovibrio reitneri genome is shown below.
CGCAGCGGATGGCCACGGTGGCCTTTTCCACGGCCGTGTCGAAGCCGAAGGTGTTGGCCACGAAGTTGATGTCGTTGTCGATGGTCTTGGGCACCCCGATGACGCCGATCTTGATGTTGCGCCGCTTGATCTCCTCCACGAGGGCGCTGGCCGCGTGCATGGTGCCGTCGCCGCCTATCATGAACAGCACGCCGATGTTGTGCCGCTCCAGAAAGTCCACGATGACCTCCATGGGCTGCGGCCCCCGCGACGAGCCAAGAATGGTGCCGCCGAATTCGTGGATGTGCGTCACGTTGTCCGGGGTCAGCTCCATGAGCTCGTGCCCGTGGTCGGGGTTGAAGCCCTCCAGCCCGTAGCGCACACCGTAGAACCCTGCGATGTCGTAGTTGTGGTGCGCCTCCAGCACCATGGACCGGATGACGTCGTTGATGCCGGGGCAGAGGCCGCCGCATGTAACCACGGCCGCCTTTGTCTTGGCGGGGTCGAAGTAGATCCTGTCGCGCGGACCGGCCAGCTCCAGGGTGGCGTTTCGGCCGTCCTTGAGCTCGCTTCGCACGGCCATGTTCACATAGACCAGGATGCGCTCGCCGTCGGAGATGTAGCGCCCGGCGCCCAGCGGCGTCTCGATCTTGGCCCGCCCGAGGGTCTCGATGGCGGTGTCGCTTGGCGGGCTGTGGTCCGGAACGCAGATATTTTCTTGGGACATGCTCGCTCCTCGCGCGTGGGATTTCGATCCAACCTTTATGCCTACGCCACAAGGCGGCGGGCTGGCAAGACGGTTATTGACTCCCCGGCCGCGCGACTTATACTGCCGGAAATACATCGGCGATACTCCACGCGGACCGGGCCCGCCTCATGCCGGAAGCCCGGATCAGGCATTCCTATTCCATTGGAGCGTACAATGGCCAAGACAACACGCGCGCCCTGGATGGGCCTCATCGAGGACCTCGGCGAACAGATGGACGACATGATGCGCGAACCCCGCCGCGCGCGGCGGGACGCACACGTCTGGCAACCCCAGGCCGACATATTCGAGACCGCTGAAAACATCACCCTGCAGGTGGAACTCCCCGGCGTGGCCCGGGAGGACATCCGCCTGGAGGTCAAGAACCGCACTCTCTGGCTCTACGGCGAACGACGCTTCGAAAAGGACGCCGGGGAGACCGTCTATCATCAGCTGGAACGGTCCTACGGCGCCTTCGCCCGTAAATTCTCGCTGCCAGGCGGTGCGGACCCGGACACCATGCGGGCCCACCTGCGCGAGGGCCTGCTCACCGTGGTCATTCCCAAACGGCCCAGGGATACCGGCCGCCGCATCCAGGTCAACTGCATCGACTAAGAGACAACCACACAATCACAATCCGAGAAAGGGAACACAGCCGTGACCAGCCAACTGAAGACCGCACTGCTCCTCGGAGCGCTCACCGCCATCATCGTCCTCATCGGCCGCGCCATCGGC
Proteins encoded:
- a CDS encoding Hsp20/alpha crystallin family protein, with the protein product MAKTTRAPWMGLIEDLGEQMDDMMREPRRARRDAHVWQPQADIFETAENITLQVELPGVAREDIRLEVKNRTLWLYGERRFEKDAGETVYHQLERSYGAFARKFSLPGGADPDTMRAHLREGLLTVVIPKRPRDTGRRIQVNCID
- a CDS encoding ATP-dependent 6-phosphofructokinase, with translation MSQENICVPDHSPPSDTAIETLGRAKIETPLGAGRYISDGERILVYVNMAVRSELKDGRNATLELAGPRDRIYFDPAKTKAAVVTCGGLCPGINDVIRSMVLEAHHNYDIAGFYGVRYGLEGFNPDHGHELMELTPDNVTHIHEFGGTILGSSRGPQPMEVIVDFLERHNIGVLFMIGGDGTMHAASALVEEIKRRNIKIGVIGVPKTIDNDINFVANTFGFDTAVEKATVAIRCAHTEALGVPNGIGLVKVMGRQAGFIAAQSALALRDVDFVLVPEDEFEISGPHGFLTALHRRLKKRGHAVVVVAEGAGQHLLPESGETDPSGNIKLGDITGLLRKEIDQYMQKAGLDYTLKYIDPSYMVRSVPANSNDGIYCGFLGQNAVHAAMAGKTAMVVSKWNGHYVHMPLGLVTRGRKRIDTCSNYWRSVLESTGQHVYYQPDE